In the genome of Treponema pedis, one region contains:
- a CDS encoding DUF4097 family beta strand repeat-containing protein yields MNKFKAIHQKIRRQKTVILLICLIISAALIPVFPLYSDEDKNDIYRFDKSYIEELKSGKHSAAIITGEIPASVTHIKIDAFFAAVTVKSESGKPSVTYTIKGLPDKAVKIEQYFSSFKLTERRPERNEKRLYDAETFIKPIYIEVIVPENLHGTDMDISSSYAHTDISNILCKSIELDSGAGGLTVNNIQCKDFSADTGSGKNVFSNLKCKTGEFDTGSGSCTLTNCIITERADFDMGSGSVTCSGNGYIKNPDFDMESGSVYFETGAEGNIKIENERGSVYLDLKNSRIDYLDIDTDTGDVQIKNINVNKSTEISGGSGLIEFKNCIFNNTKANLGSGDFSLDGILRGTSGFITGSGSVLLNIKESSENYGVYIEGNYRHNAVRINGKNFGNDFVIGNKNSEHKIYIDKGTGEFNIDFIK; encoded by the coding sequence ATGAATAAATTTAAAGCAATACATCAAAAAATAAGACGGCAAAAAACGGTTATACTGCTTATATGCCTTATTATTTCAGCCGCGCTCATACCTGTTTTTCCATTGTACTCGGATGAAGATAAAAACGACATTTACCGTTTCGATAAATCTTACATAGAAGAATTAAAAAGCGGCAAACACAGTGCCGCTATTATTACCGGTGAAATACCCGCGTCCGTTACACATATTAAAATAGATGCTTTTTTTGCAGCCGTAACTGTAAAAAGCGAATCGGGCAAACCTTCCGTTACATATACAATAAAGGGCTTACCCGACAAGGCCGTAAAAATCGAACAGTATTTTTCTTCATTTAAATTGACGGAAAGAAGACCTGAACGCAATGAAAAAAGACTGTACGATGCGGAAACGTTTATCAAGCCTATTTACATTGAAGTTATCGTACCTGAAAACTTACATGGAACCGATATGGATATTTCCTCATCTTATGCCCATACGGACATTTCAAATATTTTATGTAAAAGTATTGAACTTGATTCGGGTGCCGGCGGACTTACCGTAAATAATATACAGTGCAAAGACTTTTCCGCAGATACCGGTTCGGGTAAAAACGTTTTTTCAAATCTCAAATGTAAAACGGGAGAATTCGATACCGGAAGCGGAAGCTGCACACTGACGAATTGTATAATAACCGAAAGAGCCGACTTTGATATGGGAAGCGGCTCCGTAACTTGTTCGGGAAACGGATACATAAAAAATCCGGATTTCGATATGGAAAGCGGTTCCGTTTATTTTGAAACAGGGGCGGAAGGAAATATAAAAATAGAAAACGAAAGAGGAAGTGTTTATTTGGATTTAAAAAACAGCCGTATCGATTATCTTGACATAGATACGGATACAGGCGATGTACAAATAAAAAACATAAATGTAAATAAAAGTACGGAGATTTCAGGCGGCAGCGGACTTATCGAATTTAAAAACTGTATTTTTAATAATACGAAAGCAAATTTGGGAAGCGGCGATTTTTCACTGGACGGAATTTTAAGGGGTACTTCCGGCTTTATTACAGGAAGCGGTTCGGTATTGCTTAATATAAAAGAAAGCTCCGAAAATTACGGAGTATATATAGAAGGAAACTATAGACACAATGCAGTCCGTATAAACGGAAAAAATTTCGGCAATGACTTTGTTATCGGAAATAAAAATTCGGAACATAAAATATACATAGACAAGGGAACAGGCGAATTTAATATCGATTTTATAAAATAA
- a CDS encoding TPM domain-containing protein, whose protein sequence is MKKLCKIIFKPFFIVSIFLFVIRISSFALNVPALTSPVIDMAGILSGSEKSEIENFLYKVNKTSELQVAVLIIKSLENEGLEDYSMRVAESWKLGSKEKDSGALLLVSINEKKIRIETGYGLEGTLTDAVCSKIIRNAIAPHFKQDDYGKGILEGVKFISGAALQDETLLKSLSSQDEKGDFFTITDYFYLVFFVIVYILGLLITRNPFWILILLLRSGRDGSSGGGFSGGGGRFGGGGASGGW, encoded by the coding sequence ATGAAAAAGTTATGTAAAATAATTTTTAAACCTTTTTTTATTGTAAGTATTTTTCTTTTTGTAATTCGGATTTCATCGTTTGCTTTAAATGTCCCCGCTCTAACGTCTCCCGTAATTGATATGGCAGGCATTTTATCGGGAAGTGAAAAAAGTGAAATCGAAAATTTTTTATATAAAGTTAATAAAACTTCGGAACTGCAAGTTGCGGTTTTAATTATTAAGTCTTTGGAAAATGAGGGTTTGGAAGATTATTCCATGCGTGTTGCCGAATCTTGGAAGTTAGGTTCAAAGGAAAAAGATTCCGGAGCATTGCTTTTGGTTTCAATAAATGAAAAAAAAATCAGGATTGAAACGGGATACGGGTTGGAAGGAACATTAACCGATGCGGTATGTTCAAAAATTATACGGAATGCAATTGCTCCTCATTTTAAACAAGACGATTACGGAAAGGGAATTTTAGAGGGCGTAAAATTTATTTCAGGTGCGGCATTACAAGATGAAACGCTTTTAAAATCTCTTTCTTCACAAGACGAGAAAGGGGATTTTTTTACAATAACGGATTATTTTTATTTAGTTTTTTTTGTAATTGTATATATTCTCGGGCTTCTTATTACCCGTAATCCGTTTTGGATTTTAATACTTCTTTTACGTTCGGGCAGAGACGGAAGTTCCGGCGGCGGATTTTCAGGAGGAGGAGGCCGTTTCGGCGGCGGCGGAGCCTCAGGCGGTTGGTAA
- a CDS encoding TPM domain-containing protein produces the protein MKRDKLLKLLHIKPAELNGIKTAVAEAEKKTTGEIAVAAIYQSDSYMFVELLIAFCTAIVSFFVMLAFSNKIWNFLETKFWLPHPARLTAFIGLGMLIVTAAVYALLNIPAVDRLVIPNKLKNRRIYARALQHFVESGVYKTADRTGVLIFISVLEKRVFIITDSAVKEKIPQSEWQRICKIITDGLRAKQTANSVIAAVKECGKILSASFPNKQTNPNELADGLVLLES, from the coding sequence ATGAAAAGAGATAAACTGCTTAAGCTGCTGCATATAAAACCCGCTGAGTTAAACGGAATTAAAACAGCCGTTGCCGAAGCTGAAAAGAAAACGACGGGAGAAATAGCGGTTGCTGCAATATATCAAAGCGATTCTTATATGTTTGTAGAATTGCTGATAGCTTTTTGCACCGCCATTGTTTCATTTTTCGTTATGCTTGCGTTTTCAAATAAAATTTGGAATTTTTTGGAAACAAAATTTTGGCTTCCTCATCCTGCCCGCTTAACGGCGTTTATAGGACTCGGTATGTTAATTGTAACTGCTGCAGTTTATGCTCTTTTAAATATACCTGCGGTAGACAGATTGGTTATTCCTAATAAATTAAAAAATCGGCGCATATATGCAAGAGCCTTACAGCATTTTGTAGAAAGCGGAGTTTATAAAACGGCGGATAGAACCGGAGTGTTAATTTTTATTTCGGTACTTGAAAAACGTGTTTTTATTATTACCGATTCCGCCGTTAAAGAAAAAATTCCGCAAAGCGAATGGCAGCGGATATGTAAAATTATAACGGACGGCTTAAGAGCAAAGCAAACTGCAAATTCCGTTATTGCCGCCGTAAAAGAGTGCGGAAAAATTCTATCAGCAAGTTTTCCGAATAAACAAACCAATCCGAACGAGCTTGCGGACGGCTTGGTGCTTTTAGAGAGTTAA
- a CDS encoding LemA family protein, with protein MGKTLKVGLIVVGVIAALIFFAYSFFGGSYNSMVTAEESVKSAWSQVENVYQRRLDLIPNLVNTVKGFASHEAKVFTDLAEARSKAGGVMQVSDEVLNNAESFEKFQKAQSELGGALQRLLAITENYPELKSNENFLDLQSQLEGTENRIAVERKRYNETVQSYNVLIKRFPKNILANMYGFKEKQYFKADEQASKAPEVKF; from the coding sequence ATGGGAAAGACTTTAAAGGTCGGTTTAATTGTTGTAGGTGTAATAGCGGCTTTAATATTTTTTGCTTACAGTTTTTTTGGAGGTTCGTATAACTCGATGGTTACTGCCGAAGAAAGTGTAAAATCCGCTTGGAGTCAAGTGGAAAACGTTTATCAAAGGCGGTTGGACCTTATTCCGAATTTGGTAAACACTGTAAAAGGTTTTGCAAGCCATGAAGCAAAGGTTTTTACCGATTTGGCGGAAGCAAGGTCGAAGGCAGGCGGAGTTATGCAGGTTTCCGATGAGGTTTTAAATAATGCCGAATCGTTTGAAAAATTTCAAAAAGCTCAATCCGAATTGGGAGGTGCCCTGCAACGCCTTCTTGCGATAACCGAAAATTACCCTGAGCTTAAATCGAATGAAAATTTTTTGGATTTGCAAAGTCAGCTTGAAGGAACCGAAAACCGTATTGCGGTGGAACGTAAACGATACAATGAAACGGTTCAATCTTATAATGTTCTTATTAAGCGTTTCCCGAAAAATATTTTGGCGAATATGTACGGATTTAAAGAAAAACAATATTTTAAAGCCGATGAACAGGCTTCCAAGGCTCCGGAGGTTAAATTTTAA
- a CDS encoding phosphoribosylaminoimidazolesuccinocarboxamide synthase, whose protein sequence is MILRNLAFKESNLPLPARQAGKVRDWYSPEPGKRLIVTTDRISAFDKMLTALPYKGQVLNQLSLNWFENTKDIIKNHIISSPDPNCIIVNEVTPLPIEVIVRGYITGVTSTALWYRYSLGERNIYGYDFPEDLKKNEALPSPIITPTTKGGPTGHDERLTCSEVVSNGYMTKPQWEYVQNAALKLFERGQKRAKEAGLILVDTKYEFGIDNKGEILLIDEVHTPDSSRYWKLESYEERLHKGKEPENFDKEFIRMAYAAKGYRGDGEIPELEEDIWNEAVELYITAYEKLTGTKFERGEYPIEKRIEENLKKAGII, encoded by the coding sequence ATGATTTTAAGAAATCTCGCATTTAAAGAATCGAATTTACCTCTTCCTGCACGGCAAGCGGGAAAGGTTCGCGACTGGTATTCTCCTGAACCCGGAAAAAGACTTATAGTAACTACGGACAGAATTTCCGCCTTTGATAAAATGCTTACAGCTCTTCCGTACAAGGGACAGGTTTTAAATCAGCTTTCTCTCAACTGGTTTGAAAATACAAAAGATATAATAAAAAATCATATAATTTCTTCACCGGATCCCAACTGCATAATCGTAAACGAGGTAACACCTCTTCCTATCGAAGTAATTGTACGGGGATATATTACCGGTGTTACATCTACCGCTCTTTGGTACAGATATTCTTTGGGAGAAAGAAACATTTACGGTTATGATTTTCCCGAAGACTTGAAAAAAAATGAAGCGCTTCCTTCACCGATTATTACGCCCACTACCAAAGGAGGACCTACCGGACACGATGAGCGGCTAACTTGCAGCGAAGTAGTTTCAAACGGATATATGACAAAACCGCAGTGGGAATATGTTCAAAATGCCGCATTAAAATTATTTGAGCGCGGGCAAAAAAGAGCAAAAGAAGCGGGATTGATTTTAGTAGATACAAAATATGAATTCGGGATAGATAACAAAGGTGAAATTCTTTTAATTGACGAAGTGCATACACCGGACTCTTCACGGTATTGGAAGCTGGAATCTTATGAAGAGCGATTACATAAAGGAAAAGAACCTGAAAACTTCGATAAGGAATTTATACGCATGGCCTATGCCGCAAAAGGATACCGCGGCGACGGAGAAATACCCGAACTGGAAGAAGACATTTGGAATGAAGCTGTAGAACTTTATATCACCGCTTACGAAAAACTGACCGGAACGAAGTTTGAGCGGGGTGAATATCCTATTGAAAAACGGATTGAAGAAAATTTAAAAAAGGCGGGTATAATTTGA
- a CDS encoding AIR carboxylase family protein produces the protein MKPLVIILTGSSSDIPHAEKITEELKEFGIDYVIRIGSAHKTAEHLISILNEYENLSRPKIYITIAGRSNALSGFVDGFVKSPTIACPPYSENFAGADIYSSLRMPSGISPALVLEPKNAALLAAKIFSLYDKEVAQAVSLYIKANAQKIIEDDKKLQVKNKI, from the coding sequence TTGAAACCTCTTGTAATTATCTTAACCGGTTCTTCTTCCGACATACCTCATGCGGAAAAAATTACGGAAGAATTAAAAGAATTCGGCATCGATTATGTAATCAGAATCGGTTCGGCACATAAAACTGCGGAACACCTTATTTCAATTTTAAATGAATACGAAAACTTAAGCCGTCCTAAAATTTATATAACAATTGCAGGGCGAAGCAATGCTCTTTCGGGCTTTGTAGACGGATTTGTTAAATCTCCAACAATTGCCTGCCCGCCCTACTCGGAAAATTTTGCCGGAGCGGATATTTATTCTTCATTAAGAATGCCTTCAGGTATTTCACCTGCGCTTGTACTTGAACCGAAAAATGCCGCCTTACTTGCGGCAAAGATTTTTTCACTTTACGATAAAGAAGTCGCTCAAGCGGTAAGCCTTTACATAAAGGCAAATGCACAAAAAATAATTGAAGATGATAAAAAACTTCAAGTAAAAAATAAAATTTAA
- a CDS encoding phosphotransferase has protein sequence MRFSSHYKMNNDDIIDYVFEHTDFFSSNENLVCEEIGDGNINYVYRIFEKSSNAENIHSGLKTQKSLILKQADVQTRVRPDGFLNPDRSAREAEVLKIQFSLAPEFIPKVFYSDKVMAIIIMEDIGSYTNLKKELMKASILPELGKKLSEFIIKTTLPLTELIIGYEKKSEAAKKFYNPELCKITEELVFTHPYNDLRGRNILFKENEQWLKSKFYNNTPLAAAAAHLKERFCNYPQSLIHGDLHSASVFVNGSSSLKNINLKIIDPEFAFYGPIGYDLGNVLAHFIFAETYVKYTKEISEEKKKYFFKFYV, from the coding sequence ATGCGCTTCAGTTCTCATTATAAAATGAATAACGATGACATAATAGATTATGTTTTTGAACATACCGATTTCTTTTCTTCAAATGAAAATTTAGTTTGCGAAGAAATAGGCGACGGAAATATAAATTATGTTTATCGTATTTTTGAAAAATCTTCAAATGCCGAAAATATACATAGCGGTTTAAAAACACAAAAGTCCCTTATATTAAAACAAGCCGATGTACAAACGCGGGTAAGACCGGACGGATTTTTAAATCCCGACAGAAGTGCACGCGAAGCGGAAGTTTTAAAAATTCAGTTTTCACTCGCTCCCGAATTTATTCCGAAAGTTTTTTATTCGGATAAAGTTATGGCTATAATAATAATGGAAGATATAGGCTCTTACACCAATTTAAAAAAAGAGTTAATGAAAGCTTCGATTCTTCCCGAGCTTGGAAAAAAACTTTCGGAGTTCATTATAAAAACAACCTTACCTCTTACGGAACTTATTATAGGTTATGAAAAAAAATCGGAAGCGGCAAAAAAATTTTATAATCCTGAGTTATGTAAAATAACGGAAGAGCTTGTATTCACTCACCCCTACAACGACTTACGCGGCAGAAATATTTTATTTAAAGAAAATGAACAATGGCTTAAAAGTAAATTTTATAACAACACACCTTTAGCGGCGGCGGCCGCACATTTAAAAGAAAGATTTTGTAATTATCCGCAAAGTTTAATTCACGGAGATTTACATTCCGCTTCCGTTTTTGTAAACGGCAGCTCTTCTTTAAAAAATATAAATTTAAAAATAATCGACCCTGAATTTGCTTTTTACGGCCCCATAGGTTATGATTTGGGAAATGTACTTGCTCACTTTATATTTGCGGAAACTTATGTAAAATATACGAAAGAAATTTCCGAAGAGAAAAAAAAATATTTTTTTAAATTTTATGTTTAA
- the mnmA gene encoding tRNA 2-thiouridine(34) synthase MnmA has translation MKVLVGLSGGVDSSVAAKLLLDKGYEVTGVTMQLLSSLKNEKESSETINKTQDADIADAKAAAEKLGIKHIVYDFREKFKAIIIDYFIEEYKKGRTPNPCFICNGKIKFGLLLEKALEDGFDLISTGHYAEVEKSGAFGTERFLLKRSLDSTKDQSYFLASLTQKQLSKVIFPLAGFKKPQIRKIAEEAGLLNAHRPDSQDICFVPGDDYTKVINTLAGNSFKEGNFLDTEGNKVGSHKGLQYYTIGQRRGLAIAMGYPVYVVKKDAENNTVTVGKSSSLFAKSLIAENVNLIAVDEIKTETVVTVKTRYRQNGKKSRTNPFR, from the coding sequence ATGAAAGTACTTGTAGGTTTAAGCGGAGGTGTAGATTCATCGGTTGCGGCAAAACTTCTTCTCGATAAGGGATACGAAGTTACAGGCGTTACTATGCAGCTTTTATCTTCTTTAAAAAATGAAAAGGAATCGTCGGAGACGATAAATAAAACCCAAGATGCCGATATTGCAGATGCAAAAGCTGCGGCGGAAAAACTTGGGATAAAACATATAGTTTATGATTTCCGTGAAAAATTTAAAGCTATAATAATCGATTATTTTATAGAAGAATATAAAAAAGGAAGAACTCCAAATCCGTGTTTTATTTGTAACGGAAAAATAAAATTCGGACTTCTTTTGGAAAAGGCCTTGGAAGACGGCTTCGATTTAATATCTACGGGGCATTATGCGGAAGTGGAAAAAAGCGGCGCATTCGGTACGGAAAGATTTTTATTAAAACGTTCTCTCGATTCTACAAAAGACCAAAGTTATTTTTTAGCATCGTTAACTCAAAAACAACTTTCAAAGGTTATATTTCCTCTTGCAGGCTTTAAAAAACCTCAAATAAGAAAAATTGCCGAAGAAGCGGGGCTTTTAAATGCTCACCGTCCGGATAGTCAGGATATTTGTTTTGTCCCGGGTGATGACTACACTAAGGTAATTAACACTCTTGCCGGAAACTCCTTTAAAGAAGGAAACTTTTTAGATACGGAAGGAAATAAAGTAGGCAGCCACAAGGGCTTGCAGTATTATACAATAGGACAGCGGCGCGGACTTGCCATCGCAATGGGCTATCCCGTTTACGTTGTAAAAAAAGATGCGGAAAATAATACGGTTACGGTAGGTAAAAGCTCTTCCCTTTTTGCAAAAAGTTTAATTGCGGAAAACGTAAATTTAATTGCCGTAGACGAAATTAAAACCGAAACCGTCGTTACGGTAAAAACAAGATACCGTCAGAACGGAAAAAAAAGCCGTACTAATCCCTTTAGGTAA
- a CDS encoding aminomethyltransferase beta-barrel domain-containing protein, protein MPLGKNEFKAVFDEPEKAVAEGQAAVFYLNGYVLGGGIIKSVERV, encoded by the coding sequence ATCCCTTTAGGTAAAAATGAATTTAAAGCTGTATTCGACGAACCCGAAAAAGCCGTAGCCGAAGGTCAAGCGGCGGTTTTTTATTTAAACGGATATGTTTTAGGCGGCGGAATAATTAAAAGCGTAGAAAGAGTATAA
- a CDS encoding ABC transporter ATP-binding protein codes for MKNNLLYKSFKFTFKISPIAHIVVIIEEIWQALFHSGAALLIGKLIDTVIHFTQSGSNSAAFIKYGILFAGMYLMNELWALVYNGAVNIGIYEKPNNYANLLLAQKASRLNLIDFENSNILNMYKYAKENIKNEYLSVSSMKAVYIFCRLIEMSSLTLVLAFFDYRLCFIALFSVFPYFIIRLIRGKEMYKYKTIKIPEERRLDYLWSLFTDKRAAKELRLTGADNYVKDKWLTKNKEIFDGVFKLRKKDSVSVLFCDMLSSIGYAVSIFLCISLAVNKKISAGSLGASIGAFTALQFCMMCFLEAVGTIPSLTAYTKHFFEFMNLPENYAVTTRGENIIKLNNYIEVNNISFSYPNSEKNAVESVSFTINKGEKVILVGKNGSGKTTLLKLILGLYEVKDGEVLWDKKNISKINKEQLYKDVSIVMQQPVQYNFSLRENIAISDLKELKNDKRIISVLKETDSDYILEKTEGLDGLLGRSFGGAELSGGQWQRISLARCIFKDASFLVLDEPTASLDPIEETHVLKTFLNLVKNKTAIIISHRVGLCKYVDKIIVMKEGSIAGVGTHNELLGSCEEYKSLYLSQAELY; via the coding sequence ATGAAAAATAATTTATTATATAAGAGTTTTAAATTTACTTTTAAGATAAGTCCTATTGCGCATATTGTCGTAATTATTGAAGAAATCTGGCAAGCCTTGTTTCATTCGGGAGCGGCTCTTTTAATCGGCAAACTGATAGATACGGTTATACATTTTACTCAAAGCGGAAGTAATTCGGCTGCATTCATTAAATACGGAATTTTATTTGCAGGTATGTATTTAATGAATGAATTGTGGGCTCTCGTTTATAACGGAGCGGTTAATATAGGTATTTACGAAAAACCTAATAACTATGCCAATCTTTTGCTTGCACAAAAGGCTTCCCGTTTAAATTTAATCGATTTTGAAAATTCGAATATTTTAAATATGTATAAATATGCAAAAGAAAACATTAAAAATGAATATCTTTCCGTGTCTTCCATGAAGGCTGTTTATATTTTTTGCAGATTAATTGAAATGTCATCTTTAACGCTGGTGCTTGCTTTTTTCGATTACAGACTTTGTTTTATTGCTCTTTTTTCGGTGTTTCCTTATTTTATTATTCGTCTTATACGCGGTAAAGAGATGTATAAATATAAAACAATTAAAATTCCCGAAGAGCGACGTTTGGATTATTTATGGAGTTTATTTACCGATAAACGTGCCGCAAAAGAATTGCGTCTTACTGGTGCCGATAATTATGTAAAAGACAAATGGCTTACAAAAAATAAAGAAATCTTTGACGGTGTTTTTAAGTTGCGTAAAAAAGATTCGGTTTCCGTTTTATTTTGTGATATGCTCAGTTCCATAGGTTATGCCGTTTCAATTTTTCTTTGTATAAGTCTTGCCGTAAATAAAAAAATTTCCGCAGGCAGCTTAGGCGCTTCAATAGGGGCTTTTACCGCGCTTCAATTTTGTATGATGTGTTTTTTGGAAGCGGTAGGAACAATTCCTTCTCTTACTGCATATACAAAGCATTTTTTTGAATTTATGAATTTACCTGAAAATTATGCCGTAACGACAAGAGGAGAAAATATTATTAAATTAAATAATTATATAGAAGTAAATAATATTTCTTTTTCATATCCCAATTCCGAAAAAAATGCCGTAGAGTCCGTATCTTTTACGATAAACAAAGGGGAAAAAGTTATACTTGTCGGAAAAAACGGTTCGGGTAAAACCACTCTTTTAAAATTGATTTTAGGATTATATGAAGTAAAAGACGGAGAAGTGCTTTGGGATAAAAAAAATATTTCAAAAATAAATAAAGAGCAATTATATAAAGATGTTTCGATTGTTATGCAGCAGCCTGTTCAATATAATTTTTCTTTACGGGAAAATATTGCAATTTCCGATTTAAAAGAACTTAAAAACGATAAAAGAATTATTTCGGTTTTAAAAGAAACCGATTCCGATTATATTTTGGAAAAAACCGAAGGTCTTGACGGGTTATTGGGTCGTTCTTTCGGCGGGGCGGAGCTTTCAGGCGGACAATGGCAGCGTATTTCTTTGGCAAGATGTATTTTTAAGGACGCTTCCTTTCTGGTTTTAGATGAGCCTACCGCCTCTCTTGACCCTATTGAGGAAACTCATGTATTAAAAACTTTTTTAAATTTAGTAAAAAATAAAACCGCAATTATAATTTCTCATAGGGTAGGGCTGTGTAAATATGTAGATAAAATAATTGTTATGAAAGAAGGTTCCATTGCCGGAGTAGGAACTCACAATGAACTTTTAGGCAGTTGTGAAGAATATAAGAGCCTCTACTTAAGTCAGGCGGAGCTGTATTGA
- a CDS encoding ABC transporter ATP-binding protein: protein MDFFNEIIAVKKIQNIYKEQVYDERGLEDLSNLLSNKFSLVELKIFSAIPFIVKKFKEKYKILLHERISVTLRAYKYNIFGNSLIILWASFLLYILISQILKGNLQIGMFAALITSLTEILNLVIFMSETFWALTDENLSIDFLYEFMNIPDDIHFRKQAEKTVGGEKNIIETDLAMKPLKIRFENVCFSYPNTEKQILNNISFEIEAEHHIALVGKNGSGKSTLIKLIAGLYKPVSGNIFIGDKNITCLSQADIHKAVSIVFQDYANYQMTLRENIALGAIEFLNDDEYLKKVVSLVSSDSVFGNLNLQLGKLEEDGIDFSGGQWQKIAIARALAANSSFIIFDEPTASLDPSAEREMYFNLEKIINNRGCIFISHRLASAKMADKIFVLDKGSIVEEGTHLTLMNAEGLYASMYKSQASWYL from the coding sequence TTGGATTTTTTTAATGAAATTATCGCTGTAAAAAAAATTCAAAATATTTATAAAGAACAAGTTTATGATGAGCGCGGACTTGAAGACTTAAGCAATTTGCTTTCAAATAAATTTTCTCTTGTTGAATTAAAAATATTTTCGGCAATTCCTTTTATAGTTAAAAAATTTAAAGAAAAATATAAAATTCTTTTACATGAACGTATTTCCGTAACCTTGCGTGCATATAAGTATAATATATTTGGAAACTCTCTTATAATTTTATGGGCATCGTTTTTACTTTATATTTTAATTTCTCAAATTTTAAAAGGTAATTTGCAAATAGGAATGTTTGCGGCTCTTATTACTTCTCTTACCGAAATTTTAAACCTTGTTATTTTTATGTCCGAAACTTTTTGGGCTCTTACCGATGAAAATTTAAGTATAGATTTTTTATATGAGTTTATGAATATTCCCGATGATATTCATTTTAGGAAACAAGCCGAAAAAACGGTTGGAGGAGAAAAAAATATAATCGAGACCGATTTAGCGATGAAACCGCTTAAAATACGGTTTGAAAATGTTTGCTTTTCATACCCTAATACGGAAAAGCAAATTTTAAATAATATTTCGTTTGAGATTGAAGCCGAACATCATATTGCGCTTGTCGGAAAAAACGGAAGCGGAAAAAGTACTCTGATTAAATTGATTGCAGGATTATATAAACCGGTATCGGGTAATATTTTTATCGGTGATAAAAATATTACCTGCCTTTCGCAAGCCGATATTCATAAGGCCGTAAGTATCGTTTTTCAAGATTATGCAAACTATCAAATGACCTTACGTGAAAATATTGCTCTTGGGGCAATCGAATTTTTAAACGATGATGAATATTTAAAAAAAGTCGTTTCCCTTGTCTCATCCGACTCCGTTTTTGGTAATTTGAATTTACAGCTCGGTAAACTTGAAGAAGACGGAATTGATTTTTCAGGCGGACAATGGCAAAAAATTGCAATTGCAAGAGCCCTTGCCGCAAACAGTTCTTTTATTATTTTTGATGAACCTACGGCTTCTTTAGACCCTTCCGCCGAGCGTGAGATGTATTTTAATTTGGAGAAAATAATAAATAACCGCGGCTGTATTTTTATTTCGCATAGGCTTGCAAGTGCAAAAATGGCGGATAAGATTTTTGTCTTGGATAAGGGTTCTATCGTTGAAGAAGGTACCCATTTAACGCTTATGAATGCGGAAGGTTTATATGCTTCTATGTATAAATCTCAAGCTTCATGGTATTTATAA